Within Hydra vulgaris chromosome 02, alternate assembly HydraT2T_AEP, the genomic segment ataatagtataatattaattgagaacatttttttattcctacattttatttaaattttctttacatcattttacttatttttctttttttctaccttttgcttttaaattttacctTTTGCTGCCAATTGCAATGAAAAAatacctttattttttatttttagtttaatttatccGTAGTCAACAAAACTTACAAATTATCGACTAAAAGCCGCACACCAAGCCCTTCTgtgatgaaaataaatttcttagaTTTCAATTAGTTAACACTCCGGAAAATAGAAAGTTCGTATTTGAAATTGTCGAGGCTCTTATGTTCTCTATTTTAAAGACTCTTGGTTCGGTTGACGCTGAGTGACTGAGAagttaactttaatatttagataaatttaaaattaccaaatgcgcgtttgcttttttttttctactattaaaatttaaaagatatatatactGTAGTATAAAGTTTCGTTTTaagtaacttaaataattttgatagtAATTCATAAAAcgattttataaaatcaaaaaattttatagtttataaaatgattttaaataaaaatgaatgaaagaTATAAAATGATACAAATGAGATATAAAATGTgcaatcatttttctttttcaacgtCGGTAACGACTGAAGTTCTTATTTAaccattatttaaaatcaaagtaTGTAGCTACGAacattttctccttttttttcattcatttttctcGTAACCTTTTCCCTCAATTTCTGAAGTCATAGCAAtgaatgagtttttttaaataagtttcaaattaACAATTGcgaatttgaacattttttatattactaaattGTAAGAGAATCGTCAAACATCAGCACTTCAAAATGGAGGCGACTAAAAAGAGACAAACAACACTTTCATTTTTAACACAAGCAGGATCGGAATTAAAACCACCTgttgaaaagaagaaaaaactcaATAGTAGAAAATTACAGCTAACAACAGCTCAAAAATGGGTAAACACTACTCTTGCAAAATATAATGCAAATGAATGGCTAGAGATATTATATAATGGAAACTATGTTACAGCATTACAATGCACTGTATGTCGTCAGTATACTAAAcaaattgatatttataaagGATATACGCCAGAATGGGGAAGCGATGAAGGTAGTTGTAGGATACAGCACAGTGCCGCAGTTGATCATGCAAATGGTTTGCCACATCAAAGAGCCTACGAATTAGCAATGAAAAGTAAAGGAATGGATGTAAGCGAACGAAATGATAAATTAAGCAACCTGCAGAAAGAAATGCGGCAAACTGATATTTTATCGGGCCTGAAAACCATGACCACGAAAGatctaaatttaacaaaaaaaaaatttgaggtaGCATACTTTATTGCCAAAGAAGAGCTTCCGCTTAGCGTATACCCTAAAATACTACGTTTGGAAGAAAATCATGGTGTAGAGTTTGGCCAAgcatatagaaataaaataacttgtGGAACTTTTATTGATTACATTGGATTGAGTTTGTCAAATATTCTCAGAAATAAGTTGAAAACACGAAATTACTTCAGTATTTTAATTGATGCATCAACAGATGTATCTGCAATTgaaaaagaagctatatttatTATCAGTTTCGATCCTACTCCAATAGGAAAGACCGAGATATGCGTTGAGTGTTCTTTTCTTTCTATTTCTGATCTTGAACATGGAACATCTGAAggagttttcaataaaattagtCAATCCCTTGAATCAGAAGGTatcgaaaattttaaaactaaattagttGGTTTTGGTGCTGATGGCGCAGCTGTAAATAGAGGAAGTAGAACAAGTGTAAATGTATTACTTCAGAAAGAAATTCCATGGGTAACTTTTGGTTGGTGTGTTGCACATCGCCTTGAGTTagcgttaaaaaataaatttgcacaAATGAAAGCGTTTAATGATGTCAATAACatcattttgaaaatgtataacatttataaaaaatcccCAAAAAAGTTACGACAGTTAGGAAACCTTGTTGCTATCCTTGAAGAGGGTAATTCATTTGACATTGCAGGTATTCGCCCCAAAAAAGCATCAGGtatattggatttttttttcaattttaactataaaaaatactttataaaataatatactttattagATGCTggttttttatacaaaagttctttataaaacagtattttgagcaataaaaactttttataaaataaaatacttgtgCAATAATAAATAGGAACACGATGGATTGCACATAAAATTCAAGCACTTGAGATGATCTTAGACAAATATGGAGTATATATGAAACATCTCGAAAACATGACTGCAGATTTCAGTTTTACTCAAGCAGAAAGAGCAAAGTTTAAAGGGTATCATCAGCAATGGAATCATGGACGAATACCGCTTTATATAGCATTATTCATAGAAGTTTTATCGCCAGCAAAGTTGTTATCTTTATCTTTTCAAAGCAACGAAATTGATTCCGTAGCATCATCTGGATTTATtgaacaaactaaaaaacagtTAAGTCGcttgaagaaaaaagaatttaatgatttaCCAACTGTCAAACGTTTCCttgcaaaagtaaaaaacaacaCTGGTAAGTATTCATTCCAGGATGTTGAGCTTCATGACTTTACAAACGCACTAACTTTAGTTAAGAATTCGAAATCAATGATTGTATCGTTAATTGCCGAATCCATAGAAGAGCGTTTGGAAACACAAAATACAGTTCCTGATATGTATGGAATGTTAATCCTAAACACTGGTAGCTGGTTTCAAAATAACACCAATAATTCATTTGCCGATGATAACATCGAAAAATTGTATGACTTTTATAATATGCCGTTACGTAATGCTGGCTTCACTGGGAGTGTAAATAATATGTTAGATGCTTGGCATAACTTAGTTGATTACACTGTCAAATATTTGGCACCAGATAAAACTGAGTACCGTAAAGTATGGTATCAAATTTTTTCGAGTTCTATGAAAAAAGATTGGAGTCCAGTTCTACTTCTTGTTGAATTGTTGTTCGTATTGCCTGTTTCGAATGGAAAGGTTGAGCGTCTTTTTTCTCTTATGAATAGAATTAAAACTGACACAAGAAATCGCTTAACTGAAAAACGGCTCAATAATTTAATTCGGGTGTGTACTGATGAAACAAATAGTGGAGAATTTGATGTGAATCCTGCCATTGAATTATGGGCCGAAGATACGTTGCGAAGGCCTACACAAGAAAGTcgaaaaacttattcaaaaaaagaaaagaaaaaaacaactataaaaacattaattgattTAGAATCGTCATCAGACGAGtctttagatttaaaattgtctttcGATGAAACTTTGGATAATGAATCAGATGAAACGTATAtctaaaaacatctttaaaaaaacatttttaagttatataaaactttgttttttgtaacttaggCAATTATTATAGTTGTATTACATAAAACGATACTTGATTAagtattcagtttaaatttttttgatataacataaaaatgtgtattttttatttttttaaaaaatagaatacaaataaaaaaggaataCGAGTTCGTTCATTTTAAAGTATcaagttattgttttatttacaaagtttcGTCATGCAAACGTAATTCGTCATGCAAATGTAATTGCTacgttaaaaatttaaaccaaaataaaaattaaaattttgaccgcccaataaaaacaactgaCCGTCAATTTTATGTATTAGCCGGTCAGTTTGACCGCTCGcctttgatttcttattttccacgctgtatatacatatatatatatatatacatatatatatatatagttctaTAGATTGTTGCATTTAGAAGTACGGAAGGAAAAAAATGATTCTTATGCCAACAAATACatcacttttaattatttttgactttCTTCCAACATTTGCGTGTTGTCAGAAAGTTAAAaccattaatttaattacaaactaatcgttttttagaaaaaccacAAAAACGCAAATTTAATTGACCagaatgttattaaaaacattctgaatgtttttaaaacattctgaatgtttttaaaacattctgaatgtttttaataatataaacaatgtttttgtttttattttttttaataaaatgtttttatttttattttttttactgtaaatcaTACACGGAgcgttgctacatcgactatcttatagcctgacttgcaacaaagtgctgctacatcgactgacaaatagcctgactcgcaaagaAATGTtactacatcgactatcttatagcctgactcgcaagggagtgctgctacatcgactgagggtttggttggggcaggcagtctatcaagtaataaaaaaaaaaaaattccggtcttgcattttaatttttactttttgtcaacaaaatatagaaaaactttCTGACAACCAGTTAGGggttatatatgtatgtatatatatatatatatatatatatatatatatatatatatatatatatatatatatatatatatatatataccagccctcagaattaggaaataAAGGCcagcaataatttgctgaccttAATCTGCATGAGGTCGGCACCAACCTCATACAGATTTAAGTCGGCAAAATATTTGTTggcagaaaaaatgtaaaacaaaggtttgaccataaaacatagaaacaaggtcagcaatttttttgccaacctcaattgCTTctaggttggcagttaggtcggcattgctaaatgccaaccctaattggGTTGGCATTtagcaatgccgacctaactgcgaGGGTTAATATACAGAGTCTCAAAAGATTATCtgattaaacaagtttttcccaaaaaaaaaatgtttatgctctaaattatactaaaaataatgaatagCGATACCTACTTTGTCTAACATTTTAATTCTATTGGGAATAGTATGTTATTTAGCGCTCATACTTTTTGATTCATGCTTTAGTTGGTTTATTATTTGTCCTAAAAGAAACTTAATATTGAATAggcttgtaaaaaaattatccaacCAAGCAATATTTAggtaagtttaattaattttatgtgaaatttattgaaatattttagcaaatttttaaacagttaatgaAACTGCATAACAAAAACccattttttttgcagtaaaaaaaaagttttgtataaaaaaaaactggctGAGCAAGCTGAAGGCAATTATGGAATCAAATTATCACATCAGACAATCAGAAATCGTATCCGAGACCAGGGATTTTAAAGAAGACTTGTGCGTGATAAACCATATTTGAGTAAGAAACATATGAAAAGAAGATTGAAGTTTGCTAAGAAGTTCAAAAACATACCGTTAAGTTTCTGGAAAAAGATCCTGTGGAGCGAGGAATCGAAATTTAACTTAAAGTCACCTGATGGAGCCCTAAAAGTGTGGAGAAAAGCCGGAGTTGCCTACAAATTAAGCTGCATGAGAGGAACTGTCAAGTATGGTGACGGTAACGTGATGGTATGGGGTTCAATGGCTTGGAAGGGTGTCAGAAAGGGTGTCCAATTTATTGATACTATAATGGATCAGGTGCAATACAGaaacatattaaagaaaaatttgaagttATCTGTTCAAAAACTTTGGCTAGGATCTGATTTTACATTTCAGCAAGATAACAATCCCAAGCATAGTGCCACGAAAACCAAGGAATGGTTTGCTGAAAATAATGTTGAGGTCTTGGAATGGCCCACACAATCACTGGACCTTAATCCCATTGAACATTTGCGTGAAATTTTAGACCGAAAAATTGGAGATTGgtcattttccaaaaaaaataacctCCGAGTTGCAATTGAAGAAGCCTGGGAAAAGATTCAACCAGAAGAAACAAAATCTTTAGTCAAGTCAATGCCTAGACGTTTAGAAGCTGTAATCCAAGCAAAGGGAGGCCCAACAAAGTACTACAACAattgttttgttatataataatttattaagaaacaaataatttgatatataataatttatcatgAAACAAATAATGTGTTtggtcaaatattttttgaaaataaaaaaacgaccTAAGTTCCTTTATTTTAAGACTGAAAACTTTGTGAttcatattttacattaaaataaataaaatctatttaaaaacatgttcttttatttttattaatcttgaGTTTACcaaaaaagtctaaatttaCGAAAATACAGcactttttttaggaaaaatatttatataaatgtttggttGGATAGTTTTTtgagagatatatatatatatatatataaatatatatatataaatatatatataaatatatatatatatatatatataaatatatatatatataaatattgatttaaatatatatacatatatatatatatatacatatatatatatatatatatatatatatatatatatatatatatatatatatatatatatatatataaatatataaatatatatatatatatatatatatatatatatatatatatatatatatatatatatatatatatatatatatatatatatatatacacaaaaacaTACACACATTTATTTGCATAGCCaaatgcaaaacatttttgtgttgaaaaaatgatgattttattaatgatgtaggctataaaaaagatgatatacTTAGAGACATCAGCGGATTATAATAAATCAAACTCTTGATCAAAATTGGTTTCTAAGGCTGGTGCAATGTGTGTAAAGATTACAGTAGACAGAAAAATAAATGGAACAAgcatatttttaagtttttcttttttaacttatctgTTTTCTCATGTtgtttaaaaactgtaaaaaatgtaaatgtacaTCAAAGAGTACTACTATAATGAagatttttatatgtatttgtgcatgattttattaaaggattattgtttttaaaaacattaaaagcaCACAGGTGTTatattgaaagcaaaaaaataagtggcacaaaaactttatttagtatttttttgaattttagtgggaaaaaaaataaaattttggtaaGTTTAAGtctaaaattataattacataTGTAACACATAAGATGCGTTcatatgtaacatataaaatatatttgtagcACCAGGGATGCGAAGTCCGGAGTCGATGAAGTCCCTATTTTAGCCCGGAGTCCGGAGTCTTAGGAgtccataaaaattttaggactccgggactctttttttttttttaagttaataatatgCCTTAAAAAGACCTTGTCACAAAGCACTAAAAAAGAGCATTTGACCGGGAGGCTAACCATCTGTTTtgccaattttatttatttggccAGATTGAGTATCGGTTCGAATGTCGCGCCTTGTTAAGAAGTGTTACGCAGCTCGCATTTTATGTGCGAAATGGCCATTTACCTACCCGTTCAGTAGTTTTacgttaaacaaaaacttttatcgtttagaatatttaaattatcttttaatattgtttatgtgacgtttattcagaaaatataaaataaaagcattttgccACAATTGTGATCAAATAggttttttgttaaagaaacagtttgtttaataatttttttttgttaaaattagttaaagaaaataaagtgttttaagtttaaatttttcatcatatttcattataagttttatatttcttaaatataaaactactaTTGAAACCCTTaatgtttgatttatattttttatcccATTAAGAAAGTACTTATGATGAActgtttattaaagtatttcCTCATCATCAATTGTCTAGACCCAGGGGCGATTTTATGGGTTGTATGGAAAGGGGGTTGTTGCCCCCTCCTCTAATAAGAGAGGGAGTTAACATTCGTTGCTTTTGAAGGACTCACCCTCCTCGTTTTACTCAAAAAATCGCTCCCTGGCTAGACCTGTAGGTAGTAAtatgtttgaaaatttatttgctcaaatttttttttgtaccaaatttaaaaataaatgatattttagttTAGAAGCTAAATCAGAAAGAAGCCATAAAAAGGCTTATAAAAATACgtcaacaaataaataaaaattattttgcccaACAATTCCTTTGAAGGGAAAACTACTAGCGTCATCAATTTGTAACTAGTCATGTTAACAACTTTCCTAATGATGTTTTCGAGAGTTGTTATACAGATAATTAATTTGGTGAAGCATATATAACAGAGAGCAAATACTTTGCATGTTCACAATAACTTgcaataacaacatttttatttataataatatttgctgTTTACTTGTGAGCAACAATCTTGACTAGTAATGGCCGCTAACTATGCATCAGATACAATCTACAGACATTTTCATCGtacaaataaaatgttgaatGGATGTAAAGTAGTATGCTTCAAATGTCTTGTACccgaaaaaagtaaaagtaattgaGTTATGCTGTAAAGAAATTACATGTGCCGCAAAAGCTCGCATTAGCAACCTTATACGACATTTATCTAGAAAACACGCGGAGCTCATCATTAcgttagaaaaagaaaaatttgaaaaacaattagaaGAAAAGAATAAGAAGCAAAAACATACAGCCATCAAAGGCAGCACTTCACAGCAATCCATATTAAAGTGTTTTGTACCGCAGCAAACTA encodes:
- the LOC136076250 gene encoding zinc finger protein 862-like, encoding MEATKKRQTTLSFLTQAGSELKPPVEKKKKLNSRKLQLTTAQKWVNTTLAKYNANEWLEILYNGNYVTALQCTVCRQYTKQIDIYKGYTPEWGSDEGSCRIQHSAAVDHANGLPHQRAYELAMKSKGMDVSERNDKLSNLQKEMRQTDILSGLKTMTTKDLNLTKKKFEVAYFIAKEELPLSVYPKILRLEENHGVEFGQAYRNKITCGTFIDYIGLSLSNILRNKLKTRNYFSILIDASTDVSAIEKEAIFIISFDPTPIGKTEICVECSFLSISDLEHGTSEGVFNKISQSLESEGIENFKTKLVGFGADGAAVNRGSRTSVNVLLQKEIPWVTFGWCVAHRLELALKNKFAQMKAFNDVNNIILKMYNIYKKSPKKLRQLGNLVAILEEGNSFDIAGIRPKKASGTRWIAHKIQALEMILDKYGVYMKHLENMTADFSFTQAERAKFKGYHQQWNHGRIPLYIALFIEVLSPAKLLSLSFQSNEIDSVASSGFIEQTKKQLSRLKKKEFNDLPTVKRFLAKVKNNTGKYSFQDVELHDFTNALTLVKNSKSMIVSLIAESIEERLETQNTVPDMYGMLILNTGSWFQNNTNNSFADDNIEKLYDFYNMPLRNAGFTGSVNNMLDAWHNLVDYTVKYLAPDKTEYRKVWYQIFSSSMKKDWSPVLLLVELLFVLPVSNGKVERLFSLMNRIKTDTRNRLTEKRLNNLIRVCTDETNSGEFDVNPAIELWAEDTLRRPTQESRKTYSKKEKKKTTIKTLIDLESSSDESLDLKLSFDETLDNESDETYI